The following are encoded in a window of Bos indicus isolate NIAB-ARS_2022 breed Sahiwal x Tharparkar chromosome 21, NIAB-ARS_B.indTharparkar_mat_pri_1.0, whole genome shotgun sequence genomic DNA:
- the LOC139178319 gene encoding myeloid-associated differentiation marker-like, translating to MSTQSTSPSGDAKFNVCRFLRLPQLCSTCVAFSLVADMGTLRGAIGNWSMSFWCVCFAMTFLIALVECCRHPSSFPFFWYNISVTYACYAALICLSASIIYSITYVQFMPYGPNWDRAIAATAFSCIASVLYVIEVAGMRAWYELKEIFFYVHTVRALLKVLETFVAGVIFAFLSNTSLYLHQPALEWCVAVYSICFILAAVVLLLGLAEWEYMLPGPFSIFQLVLSLLSVLLYISALVLWPLYQFSEGFGGQPQRSSGGDCRDELTYDMCAWDQRLAVAVLTAVNLLVYVADLGYWAGQVSVGTEDQPRDS from the coding sequence ATGTCCACCCAGTCGACATCCCCAAGTGGTGACGCCAAGTTCAATGTGTGCCGCTTCCTCCGCCTGCCGCAGCTCTGCTCCACCTGCGTGGCCTTCTCGCTTGTGGCCGACATGGGCACTCTGAGAGGGGCCATAGGTAACTGGTCCATGTCCTTCTGGTGTGTCTGTTTCGCCATGACCTTCCTCATTGCCTTAGTTGAGTGTTGCAGGCACCCGTCCAGCTTTCCTTTCTTCTGGTACAACATCTCTGTCACTTATGCCTGCTACGCTGCCCTCATCTGCCTCTCGGCCTCCATCATCTACTCCATCACCTATGTCCAGTTTATGCCTTATGGTCCTAACTGGGACCGGGCCATTGCCGCCACTGCTTTCTCCTGCATCGCATCTGTGCTGTATGTCATAGAAGTGGCCGGGATGAGGGCTTGGTATGAGCTCAAGGAGATCTTCTTCTATGTGCACACCGTGAGAGCCCTGCTGAAGGTGCTGGAGACCTTCGTGGCTGGTGTCATCTTTGCCTTCCTCAGCAACACCTCCCTGTACCTGCACCAGCCGGCCCTGGAGTGGTGTGTGGCCGTGTACTCCATCTGCTTCATCCTGGCAGCTGTGGTCCTCCTGCTGGGCCTGGCTGAATGGGAATACATGCTGCCTGGGCCCTTCTCCATTTTCCAGCTAGTGCTCAGCCTGCTCTCCGTCCTCCTCTATATCAGTGCTCTGGTCCTCTGGCCACTCTACCAGTTCAGTGAGGGGTTCGGTGGGCAGCCCCAGAGGTCCAGTGGTGGGGACTGTAGGGACGAGCTCACCTACGACATGTGCGCCTGGGACCAGCGCCTGGCTGTGGCTGTCCTGACAGCTGTCAACCTGCTGGTTTACGTGGCCGACCTGGGGTACTGGGCCGGCCAGGTCTCTGTAGGGACTGAGGACCAGCCCAGGGACTCCTGA
- the LOC109575281 gene encoding myeloid-associated differentiation marker-like: MGCCLRQLQLFSTCMAFSLGASVGTWKGAIGNWSMFIWCFCFVLTLLILIVELCGLEGHFPFSWDNFLITCNCYSALLCLSASIIYPIIYIQFFSNSHDWDRTIISTAFSCIAFVAYAMDVTWTRAQPNMITGYMATVPGLLKGLETVVACVIFVFLSNTSLYLHQPALEWCVAVYSICFVLSSVAILLNLGKCDSRPSIPFSVFQVVLTLLSVLLYTTALLLWPLYQFNEELGRQLQRSSDVNCSSRIPTSVCIWDQQLAVVSLTAINLLIYVTDLVFSARLNFNSG, encoded by the coding sequence ATGGGCTGCTGCCTCCGACAGCTGCAGCTGTTCTCCACCTGCATGGCCTTCTCGCTGGGGGCCAGCGTGGGCACCTGGAAGGGGGCCATAGGTAACTGGTCCATGTTCATCTGGTGCTTCTGCTTCGTCCTGACCCTCCTCATCCTCATAGTTGAGTTATGCGGGCTGGAGGGCCACTTCCCCTTCTCCTGGGACAACTTTCTCATCACCTGCAACTGCTACTCCGCCCTCCTCTGCCTCTCGGCCTCCATCATCTACCCCATCATCTACATTCAGTTCTTCTCCAACAGCCACGACTGGGACCGCACCATCATCTCCACTGCATTCTCCTGCATCGCCTTTGTGGCTTATGCCATGGATGTGACCTGGACTAGGGCCCAGCCCAACATGATCACAGGCTATATGGCCACCGTGCCAGGCCTGCTTAAGGGGCTGGAGACCGTCGTGGCCTGTGTCATCTTTGTCTTCCTCAGCAACACCTCCCTGTACCTGCACCAGCCGGCCCTGGAGTGGTGCGTGGCCGTGTACTCCATCTGCTTCGTCTTGTCATCCGTGGCCATCCTGCTGAACCTGGGCAAGTGCGACAGCAGGCCGTCCATCCCCTTCTCCGTTTTCCAGGTTGTGCTGACCCTGCTCTCCGTCCTCCTCTACACCACTGCTCTGCTCCTCTGGCCGCTCTACCAGTTCAACGAGGAGTTGGGCAGGCAGCTCCAGCGGTCCAGTGACGTGAACTGCAGCAGTCGAATTCCCACCTCCGTGTGCATCTGGGACCAACAACTGGCTGTGGTTAGTTTGACAGCCATCAACCTGCTGATTTATGTGACTGACCTGGTGTTCTCTGCCCGCCTGAATTTTAACAGTGGCTGA
- the LOC139178318 gene encoding myeloid-associated differentiation marker-like, with translation MSTRRTSPSSEGILWVFWLLRLPQLCSTCVAFSLVADMGTLRGAIGNWSMSFWCVCFAMTFIIALVECCRHPSSFPFLWYNISVTYACYAALICLSASIIYSITYVQFVPYGPYRDRAIAATAFSCIASVLYVIEVAGIWDCYELKEIFFYVHTRRSLLKVLETFVAGVIFAFLSNTSLYLHQPALEWCVAVYSICFIPAAVVLLLDLAEWKYMLPVPFSIFQLVLSLLSVLFYISALVLWPLYQFSEELGGQPQRPSDGDCRDELTYDMCAWDQRLAVAVLTAANLLVYVADLGYWARQVSVGTEDQPRDS, from the coding sequence ATGTCCACCCGGCGGACATCCCCAAGCAGTGAAGGCATCCTCTGGGTGTTCTGGCTCCTCCGCCTGCCGCAGCTCTGCTCCACCTGCGTGGCCTTCTCGCTTGTGGCCGACATGGGCACTCTGAGAGGGGCCATAGGAAACTGGTCCATGTCCTTCTGGTGTGTCTGTTTCGCCATGACCTTCATCATTGCCTTAGTTGAGTGTTGCAGGCACCCGTCCAGCTTTCCTTTCCTCTGGTACAACATCTCCGTCACCTATGCCTGTTATGCTGCCCTCATTTGCCTCTCGGCCTCCATCATCTACTCCATCACCTATGTCCAGTTCGTGCCTTATGGTCCTTACAGGGACCGGGCCATCGCCGCCACTGCTTTCTCCTGCATCGCATCTGTGCTGTATGTCATAGAAGTGGCCGGGATATGGGACTGTTACGAGCTCAAGGAGATCTTCTTCTATGTGCACACCAGGCGATCCCTGTTGAAGGTGCTGGAGACCTTCGTAGCTGGTGTCATCTTTGCCTTCCTCAGCAACACCTCCCTGTACCTGCACCAGCCGGCCCTGGAGTGGTGTGTGGCCGTGTACTCCATCTGCTTCATCCCGGCAGCTGTGGTCCTCCTGCTGGACCTGGCTGAATGGAAATACATGCTGCCGGTCCCCTTCTCCATTTTCCAGCTAGTGCTCAGCCTGCTGTCTGTCCTCTTCTACATCAGTGCTCTGGTCCTCTGGCCGCTCTACCAGTTCAGCGAGGAGCTCGGCGGGCAGCCCCAGAGGCCCAGTGATGGGGACTGCAGGGACGAGCTCACCTACGACATGTGCGCCTGGGACCAGCGCCTGGCTGTGGCCGTCCTGACAGCCGCCAACCTGCTGGTTTACGTGGCCGACCTGGGGTACTGGGCCCGCCAGGTGTCTGTAGGGACTGAGGACCAGCCCAGGGACTCCTGA